In Thiospirochaeta perfilievii, a single window of DNA contains:
- the tig gene encoding trigger factor produces the protein MISKKNIEKLENSAVKLSVSVDKAESKKEYNSLINKYSKSVQIKGFRKGKVPTTILEKRFGESLKQEAASNLLEKAFKLAVEDIEEKPLGIATPELVGDLDFNPEEEFSFTVKYDVFPEVKLGEYKGLEIEEPKVSILKKHKDAELEKIQEQNSIVIDKASKTIASKNIVTMNYAELDEQGEVIEDTKREDFVFTVGTGYNYYKLDDDVIKMKVDQEKVIEKTYPADFEVKELAGTTKKIQVKITAVKEKQLPALDDELAQDVSEDFNTLDDLKASIETKLKDQVKERVENITTDNLLLKIVENSELIIPESMINAELENRWRNFMQQSRMTEENIEMFLQLQGQTKQGLKETWKEDAEKTVKSQILLEKILEKEDVKVSDKDVADEIKTQSEMYKMPEDELKDTFEKNGMMEYLKKDIKTKKLIKSLLKSATITKGEKVDYNDFMMGKI, from the coding sequence GTGATTTCTAAAAAAAACATTGAGAAGCTGGAAAACTCAGCTGTAAAGCTTTCAGTAAGCGTTGACAAAGCTGAATCTAAGAAAGAGTACAATTCACTTATAAACAAGTACTCAAAGTCTGTTCAGATCAAAGGTTTCCGAAAGGGAAAGGTTCCTACAACTATTTTAGAGAAACGTTTTGGTGAAAGCCTTAAGCAGGAAGCAGCAAGTAATTTACTAGAAAAAGCATTTAAACTAGCAGTAGAAGATATTGAAGAGAAACCTCTTGGAATTGCAACTCCAGAATTAGTTGGAGATTTAGATTTTAACCCTGAGGAAGAGTTTTCATTTACTGTTAAGTATGATGTTTTCCCTGAGGTTAAACTTGGAGAGTACAAAGGTCTTGAAATTGAAGAGCCTAAAGTTAGTATCTTAAAAAAACATAAAGATGCTGAACTAGAAAAGATCCAAGAGCAAAACTCTATAGTTATAGATAAAGCTAGCAAAACTATTGCATCAAAAAATATTGTTACAATGAATTATGCTGAATTAGATGAACAAGGTGAAGTTATAGAAGATACAAAGAGAGAAGATTTTGTATTTACTGTAGGAACAGGTTACAACTACTACAAACTAGATGACGATGTTATCAAAATGAAAGTTGACCAGGAAAAGGTTATTGAAAAAACTTACCCAGCAGACTTTGAAGTTAAAGAGTTAGCAGGAACTACTAAAAAAATCCAGGTTAAAATTACTGCAGTAAAAGAGAAACAACTACCAGCTTTAGACGATGAGCTAGCTCAAGATGTTTCTGAAGATTTTAATACACTTGATGATCTTAAAGCTTCTATTGAAACTAAATTAAAGGATCAAGTAAAAGAGAGAGTAGAGAATATTACTACAGATAATCTATTACTAAAAATAGTTGAAAATTCAGAGCTTATTATTCCTGAATCTATGATAAATGCTGAACTTGAAAATAGATGGAGAAACTTTATGCAACAGTCAAGAATGACTGAAGAGAACATAGAGATGTTTCTACAACTACAGGGTCAAACTAAACAAGGATTAAAAGAGACATGGAAAGAGGATGCAGAAAAAACTGTTAAATCTCAAATTCTTTTAGAAAAGATCCTTGAAAAAGAAGATGTAAAGGTATCAGATAAAGATGTTGCAGATGAGATTAAAACTCAATCTGAAATGTACAAAATGCCTGAAGATGAGTTAAAAGATACATTTGAAAAGAATGGCATGATGGAATATCTTAAAAAAGATATCAAAACAAAAAAATTAATTAAGAGTCTTTTAAAGTCTGCTACAATCACTAAGGGTGAAAAAGTTGACTACAATGACTTTATGATGGGTAAAATTTAA
- a CDS encoding AAA family ATPase, with translation MDLFDSVNDLHTEPLAARMRPRDLNEYFGQHHIVGKGRLLRRAIKGDQLSSLIFYGPPGTGKTTLARVIAGTTKSLFISINAVLSGVKQIREAIDEASENRKLYGKRTILFVDEVHRWNKSQQDALLPWVENGTFVLVGATTENPYFEVNSALVSRSRVFQLRPLEDSDLFEVAKAAIEDRERGYGKWSIKFETGALELLVEKSAGDARSLLNALELAIETTPDNFPPPIDDEIYISTDTAQESIQQKAVLYDKEGDYHYDTISAFIKSLRGSDPDAALYWLARMLRAGESPNYILRRLLISASEDIGLADPNAIQVVTSCATAFDRIGMPEGAFFLTQATLYLATTKKSNTTMAYFDALKAVEEEKTEVPNHLKDGSRDKHSFGHGEGYKYPHAFKDHWVSQAYLPDALRGRIFYKPSDQGWEESVQKSVLDKREQQISVMMEQAPQEVLTFSPNNKERDKWIKRTQGDLNENLTKIKNRLFDNLKISRHFNFLILGDDGGSLTFEAFKRTPEGYVLSGVEGRESYEVLNYYTTTLDSIDRPEIFLGTIPDTEVSFEVLILKNRLTYFDKNKDLISKLLKYIKKDGNLVLTQVIPRESTRLSNIVNNRELKEILLNIEGVIFNKESNPLTNWDSKTVINHVKDLGFTDIESEIIDTTELRVIKKENIDTWFNGEFGDVLNELNISETKESVVDKLKSLISEKEIPWTSRHIILRAKR, from the coding sequence ATGGACCTTTTTGATTCGGTAAATGACCTACATACAGAACCTCTAGCTGCCAGGATGAGACCTAGGGACTTAAATGAGTATTTTGGACAGCACCACATAGTAGGAAAGGGAAGACTACTTAGACGTGCAATAAAAGGTGATCAACTATCATCCCTAATTTTTTACGGTCCTCCTGGTACGGGTAAAACAACTCTAGCAAGGGTTATAGCAGGAACAACAAAGAGCTTATTTATAAGTATTAATGCTGTTTTAAGTGGAGTAAAGCAGATAAGAGAAGCAATAGATGAAGCCTCAGAAAACAGAAAACTATACGGAAAAAGAACAATTCTATTTGTAGATGAGGTACATAGATGGAATAAGTCCCAACAGGACGCCCTACTCCCATGGGTTGAGAATGGAACATTTGTATTAGTTGGAGCTACCACAGAGAACCCATATTTTGAAGTGAACTCTGCCCTTGTTAGTAGAAGTAGAGTTTTTCAGCTAAGACCATTAGAAGATTCTGACCTCTTTGAAGTAGCAAAGGCTGCAATTGAGGATAGAGAGCGGGGTTATGGTAAGTGGTCTATAAAATTTGAAACAGGAGCCCTAGAACTACTTGTAGAGAAATCAGCTGGTGATGCTAGAAGTCTTTTAAATGCTCTAGAGTTAGCAATAGAGACAACTCCTGATAATTTTCCTCCTCCTATAGATGATGAGATATACATATCAACAGATACTGCCCAAGAGAGTATACAGCAAAAAGCAGTTTTATATGATAAAGAGGGGGACTACCACTACGATACAATTAGTGCCTTTATAAAATCCCTAAGGGGAAGTGACCCAGATGCGGCACTGTACTGGCTTGCTAGAATGTTAAGGGCTGGAGAATCTCCTAACTATATATTAAGACGTCTATTAATCTCTGCTAGCGAGGATATTGGATTAGCAGATCCAAATGCAATCCAAGTTGTTACTAGCTGTGCTACAGCATTTGATAGAATTGGGATGCCAGAAGGTGCATTTTTTTTAACCCAAGCAACCCTATATTTGGCAACAACTAAAAAGTCCAATACAACTATGGCTTATTTTGATGCATTAAAAGCAGTAGAAGAAGAGAAAACCGAGGTTCCGAATCATCTAAAGGATGGAAGTCGAGATAAACACAGTTTTGGCCATGGTGAAGGGTATAAATACCCCCACGCCTTTAAAGACCACTGGGTATCCCAAGCCTACCTTCCCGATGCCCTAAGGGGTAGAATATTTTATAAACCCTCAGACCAGGGTTGGGAAGAAAGTGTTCAAAAAAGTGTTCTAGATAAAAGAGAACAGCAGATAAGTGTAATGATGGAGCAAGCACCCCAGGAGGTTCTAACATTCTCCCCTAATAATAAAGAGAGGGATAAATGGATAAAAAGAACCCAGGGAGACCTTAATGAAAATCTTACTAAGATAAAAAACAGGTTATTTGACAACCTTAAAATATCCAGGCATTTTAACTTTCTTATCCTAGGTGACGACGGAGGGAGTTTAACATTTGAAGCTTTTAAAAGAACACCAGAGGGGTATGTTTTATCCGGAGTCGAGGGTAGAGAGAGTTATGAAGTTTTAAACTACTATACAACGACACTAGACAGTATTGATCGCCCTGAAATATTTTTAGGAACTATACCAGATACTGAAGTAAGTTTTGAAGTTTTAATCTTAAAAAATAGACTTACCTATTTTGATAAAAATAAAGATTTAATTAGTAAACTTCTAAAATATATTAAGAAGGATGGTAATTTAGTTTTAACCCAGGTTATACCAAGGGAGTCTACTCGGCTTTCAAATATTGTAAACAACAGGGAATTAAAAGAAATTTTATTAAATATAGAGGGGGTCATTTTTAATAAAGAGAGTAATCCTTTAACAAATTGGGACAGTAAAACTGTTATAAATCATGTAAAAGATTTAGGTTTTACAGATATAGAGAGTGAGATTATTGATACTACAGAACTAAGAGTAATTAAGAAGGAGAACATAGACACTTGGTTTAACGGAGAGTTTGGTGACGTTTTAAATGAGTTAAATATAAGTGAAACCAAAGAGAGTGTTGTTGATAAACTTAAAAGTTTAATAAGTGAAAAAGAGATTCCCTGGACTTCTAGACATATTATATTAAGGGCAAAAAGATAA